DNA from Verrucomicrobiia bacterium:
TCTGGGAAAACCCGAAGGAATTTGACCCGCGCAAATACCTTGGCCCCGCCCGCACCATGGTGAAGGAGCTGGTGCGCCACAAGGTGCGCAACGTGCTCTGCTGCGCCGGTCACGCTTTTGATTGAGGCGTCTCCGGCAAACAAAACTTGCCCACCGCGCGTGACGGTGACAGGCCGTCACGCGCTTTTTTTTGTGTGGGCGGACGCTGTGGGGAGGAATTATTCCTGCTTTTCCGCCGGGTTAATGGCCTGCCCTTCCCAGAACCACACGCCATTGGTCTGGGTGAGCACGCGGCCGGTGCTGCCGGGAGCGGCGGGCAAATCCACCTTGGGCAGCCAGCGGGCATGCTCTTGGAGGAGGTCGCGGTAGCGCGCGTCTCCCGCCAGGTTGCGCCATTCGTTGGGATCATTTTTCATGTCGTAAAGCTCCTCGGCGCCGTTGGCATATCGGATGTAGCGCCAGCGTTCGGAGCGCACGGCATGATTGCCCTGGTTGTGGGTGGTGATGGCCGGCCAGGGGCGGGGGGCTTGGGCGTCGCGCAGTTGGGGGGCAAGGCTGTGGCCTTCCAGACCGTCCACCGGCGGCAGTTGGCACAGCTCGAGCAGGGTGGGGAAAATGTCCAGCAGCTCGACGGGCTGCAGGCAGCGCCCGCCGCGCGTCACCCCCGGCCCGGCAAAAATCAGCGGCACGCGGGTGGAGCGCTCCCAGAGCGTGTTTTTGCCGGTGATACCCTTTTCGCCCAGATGCCAGCCGTTGTCGGACCACAGGATGATGAGGGTGTGGTCTTCGGCGCCCATCTCCTTCAGCGCATCGAGTACACGCTGAATCTGGCTGTCCATGAAGGTGGTGCTGGCCAGATAGGCGCGCACGAGGGGCCGCCATTGGCCGCTGCGCTGCAGCCACGACAACCGCGGCTCCGGCAGGTTCCAATGGAGAAACCAGGAAAACTCGGGAAGGTCGGCGCGATCATCTTCGCGGCAGGGCGGGAGGAAAATCTTGTCCTCGGGCGGAAACCGGTCAAACCACGGCTGGGAGGCAAAGCAGGGCACATGGGGCAGACGAAAGCCCACCGCCACAAAAAAGGGCCGGTCTTTGGGCGCATTTTTTAATTGTGCGATGGCTGCATCCGCAATTTTCCAGTCGGCCTGCTCGCGGTCATCGGGCGGGAAGACGCCCCAGTCCATGAGGCGCAAGGTGGCGGGGGTGTTGACGAATTTGTTGGTGGGGAGGGGCATGCCGGGCGCCGGTCCCCACACGTGAAATTCATTGGTTTGAAAAGCCCGGGGGATGGAGCCGTCGTGATACACCTTGCCGAAGGTGGCGGTGAAATAACCGTGCCGGCCGAAGTGTTGTGGCAGGGTGATCCGCTGTCGGGTGGTCTCAACATTGCGAAGGCCCGGCGCCAGCCCATAAATGCCCGTGGTGGAGGGCCTTAGACCGGTCATCAAACTGACGCGGGAGGGGTTGCAGAGGGGGGATTGGACATGGGCATTGAGGAAGAGCGTGCCGCGTGCCGCGAGGCGATCCATGGCCGGGGTATGGGCCTGGGGATGCCCATACATGCAGCCGATCCAATCGTTGAGATCATCAATGGCAATCATCAACACATTGGGCCGCGCGGCGTGAAGACCTTTGCCTGCCGCAAGGAAAAGCAGCGCGAGCCAGAGCCATTTTTTCATGTGCGGGATGGCTGACAGTGTGCCAGGCGGAGGGGCGCGGCGCCAGACTTTTTGCGTCAGACTTTTTGCGTGATTGGCTGCGGTTTTTCTGCAAAAAAATTCGTTGTGAAACAACGTCGTTCCGCGGCTTTGAACTCTGTGCTTTTCATCACCGGCACCGACACGGGTGTGGGGAAAACCGTGCTGACGGGCCTGTTGCTGGCGCATGCGCGCGCGCGGGGCTGGCGCGCGGTGGCGCTGAAGCCCTTGTGCACCGGCGGCCGCGAGGATGCGCTGACGTTGAGCGCGCTGCAGGGGCACGCGCTGCCGCTGGACGTGGTCAATCCGTGGTGGTCCAGCATCCCGCTCACGCCGGCGATTGCGCTGCGGGGCAAGCGGAAAAAACCCAATAAACACGCGGTTTTGGCGCATCTCCGGGCGGTGGCCCAACAGGCGGACTGGGTCCTGGTGGAAGGCGCAGGCGGTTTGCGATCGCCGCTGGGCGAAGACTTTGACGCGCTGGAGCTGATGGCGGCGTTACGCTGTGGGGCGGTGGTGGTGGCGCGCAACCGGCTGGGATGCTTGAATCACGTTTTAATGACCGTGGAATTGTTGCGGCAGCGGCGCGTGCCGGTGGTGGCGGTGGTGTTGCAGGGGGAAAAAACGGAGGATTTGTCGGCCCGCACCAACGCACGATTTTTGCGAAAAAAGGCCGGTTTTCCGCCGGTTTTTACGCTTCCGTGGCTGGGGGCGCGGGCGGGGGATCCGGCGGCGATCAAAAAAAATGAAAAAAAATTAAAAAAAACGCTTGCACGGATTTTGGCTTTTGCTAAAAAGCGCGCCGCTCTTTGAGACGGGAGCCGGTGAAAGCCGGTTCGGACGGCTGAAAAAAATAAAAAAAAATTGCAAAAAGGTGTTGACAGCCGTCAGCGGGATGCGTAAATTGACCCGCGTAACGATAAACGGTATCTGAGATGCCGAAGTCGAGAAAAGAATTCGGCACTCAGATTTTTCGTCCCCGCAGTGGGGAAAAGATTTCTGGGTCGCGAGGCCCGCTGCTCTTTGAAAGTTGAATTGTGCGATAAGTTCAAGCCCCTTCAGTCT
Protein-coding regions in this window:
- the bioD gene encoding dethiobiotin synthase, with protein sequence MKQRRSAALNSVLFITGTDTGVGKTVLTGLLLAHARARGWRAVALKPLCTGGREDALTLSALQGHALPLDVVNPWWSSIPLTPAIALRGKRKKPNKHAVLAHLRAVAQQADWVLVEGAGGLRSPLGEDFDALELMAALRCGAVVVARNRLGCLNHVLMTVELLRQRRVPVVAVVLQGEKTEDLSARTNARFLRKKAGFPPVFTLPWLGARAGDPAAIKKNEKKLKKTLARILAFAKKRAAL
- a CDS encoding sulfatase, with the translated sequence MKKWLWLALLFLAAGKGLHAARPNVLMIAIDDLNDWIGCMYGHPQAHTPAMDRLAARGTLFLNAHVQSPLCNPSRVSLMTGLRPSTTGIYGLAPGLRNVETTRQRITLPQHFGRHGYFTATFGKVYHDGSIPRAFQTNEFHVWGPAPGMPLPTNKFVNTPATLRLMDWGVFPPDDREQADWKIADAAIAQLKNAPKDRPFFVAVGFRLPHVPCFASQPWFDRFPPEDKIFLPPCREDDRADLPEFSWFLHWNLPEPRLSWLQRSGQWRPLVRAYLASTTFMDSQIQRVLDALKEMGAEDHTLIILWSDNGWHLGEKGITGKNTLWERSTRVPLIFAGPGVTRGGRCLQPVELLDIFPTLLELCQLPPVDGLEGHSLAPQLRDAQAPRPWPAITTHNQGNHAVRSERWRYIRYANGAEELYDMKNDPNEWRNLAGDARYRDLLQEHARWLPKVDLPAAPGSTGRVLTQTNGVWFWEGQAINPAEKQE